The following coding sequences are from one Roseburia hominis A2-183 window:
- a CDS encoding undecaprenyl-diphosphate phosphatase, with product MSLLQAILMGIIQGLTEFLPVSSSGHLALFKILFDVNTDTGILYDVLLHVGTLIAISLVYYRDILKLVVDGCCIIRDAGYNVIVFFRNKTGKEQMAYRRVINSSYRKFAMLIIVSTIPTGIIGYFCKDVVEMASEILIVPGICLIATAVLLLIADHCKDGDKLPKNVTYTDAFSVGIAQGIATLPGLSRSGTTITACLLAGYQRNFAVKYSFLMSIPAILGALVLELKDATDLAVSGTEVVYYVIGMAVAAVVGYVCIKTMLVIVRKKKFTVFAIYCLLVGALSIGGYFYLA from the coding sequence ATGTCATTATTACAGGCGATCTTGATGGGCATTATACAGGGACTGACCGAGTTTTTGCCGGTGAGCAGTTCCGGGCATCTGGCACTTTTTAAAATACTGTTTGATGTCAATACCGACACGGGAATTTTATATGATGTACTGCTTCACGTCGGTACATTGATTGCAATCTCCCTGGTATACTACCGGGACATCTTAAAACTGGTGGTAGATGGATGCTGCATCATCCGCGACGCCGGATACAATGTGATTGTCTTCTTCCGGAATAAGACCGGCAAAGAGCAGATGGCGTATCGACGCGTGATCAACAGCAGCTACCGCAAATTTGCCATGCTGATTATCGTATCGACAATACCGACTGGAATTATCGGCTATTTCTGCAAGGATGTCGTGGAGATGGCTTCCGAGATTCTGATTGTTCCAGGCATCTGCCTTATCGCAACGGCAGTGTTGCTTTTGATCGCGGATCACTGCAAGGACGGCGACAAACTTCCGAAAAACGTCACCTACACGGATGCGTTTTCTGTCGGAATCGCACAGGGAATCGCAACGCTTCCGGGACTTTCACGCTCCGGTACGACGATTACCGCCTGCCTGCTTGCGGGTTATCAGCGCAATTTTGCCGTGAAATACTCGTTTTTGATGTCGATACCGGCGATTCTTGGCGCGCTTGTTCTCGAATTAAAGGATGCCACAGACCTGGCGGTGTCGGGAACGGAGGTTGTCTACTATGTGATCGGTATGGCGGTCGCGGCGGTTGTGGGATATGTCTGCATTAAGACGATGCTTGTCATCGTCCGCAAAAAGAAGTTCACTGTTTTTGCCATCTACTGTCTGCTCGTTGGCGCATTGTCCATCGGCGGGTATTTTTATCTGGCATAA
- a CDS encoding ClpP family protease: MSEKQEQKNEDIREFGQVALNNNRENNRISLLTIIGEIEGHDCLPATTKTTKYEHVLPKLAEMEDNRDTEGILLLLNTVGGDVESGLAIAEMIASISKPTVSLVLGGSHSIGVPLAVSTDYSFIVPSGTMVIHPVRMSGTVIGAKPTYDYFKQMQNRILTFIASHSKAGEERLEELMMNTGMLTKDLGTILVGEEAVREGLIDAVGGIDAAFLKLHAMIDAAKGKNY, encoded by the coding sequence ATGTCAGAAAAACAGGAACAGAAAAATGAGGATATCCGGGAATTCGGACAGGTTGCGTTAAATAACAACCGGGAGAACAACCGGATCTCACTTTTAACGATTATAGGAGAGATTGAGGGACACGATTGTCTGCCGGCGACGACTAAGACAACCAAGTACGAACACGTGCTTCCGAAGCTGGCGGAGATGGAGGACAACCGGGATACGGAAGGAATCCTGCTGCTCTTAAATACAGTCGGCGGCGACGTTGAGAGCGGACTCGCCATTGCAGAGATGATTGCGTCGATCAGCAAACCGACGGTATCGCTCGTGCTCGGAGGAAGCCATTCGATCGGCGTGCCGCTCGCTGTCTCCACGGATTACTCGTTTATTGTCCCGTCGGGCACCATGGTGATTCATCCCGTGCGCATGAGCGGAACTGTCATAGGAGCCAAGCCGACCTACGATTATTTTAAACAGATGCAGAACCGGATTTTAACCTTTATCGCGTCGCATTCAAAGGCGGGGGAAGAGCGTCTGGAGGAACTGATGATGAACACGGGAATGCTGACAAAAGACCTTGGAACCATTTTAGTCGGGGAGGAAGCGGTTCGGGAAGGGCTGATCGATGCCGTGGGCGGAATCGATGCCGCGTTTTTAAAACTGCATGCGATGATTGATGCCGCAAAGGGAAAAAATTATTAA
- the glgA gene encoding glycogen synthase GlgA: MKKILFAASECVPFIKTGGLADVCGALPKEFDKEEWDVRVVIPNYSCIPEKYRSQFEYVTHFYMSAGTYIQDKYVGVLQYVLDGITYYFIDNQEYFNCIVPYGDIRFDIEKFCFFDKAVLSILKQINFRPDLIHCHDWETGLIPVYLKNEFQADSFYWGIKSVITIHNLKFQGIWDMKTMQGLTGFSADLFTPDKLEFQKDANMLKGGLVYADYITTVSDSYANEIQTEYYGEGLNGLLSARHYDMQGIVNGIDYTVYNPKTDPKIYVNYDAADFRKKKPSNKMKLQEELGLAVDKKKYMIGLISRLTDQKGLDLINYAIDRIVDDYTQFVVIGTGDPQYENMFRHYAWKYGDRVSANICYSDELAHKLYAAADAFLMPSRFEPCGLTQLISFRYGTVPIVRETGGLRDTVKPYNEYENTGDGFSFANYNGDEMLGVINYSKHIYFDRKKQWNQMIDRGMANDYSWNNSRGRYEGLYRYLLGEV; the protein is encoded by the coding sequence ATGAAAAAAATACTTTTTGCAGCTTCTGAGTGCGTTCCGTTTATCAAGACCGGGGGACTTGCGGACGTCTGCGGCGCGCTTCCCAAGGAATTTGACAAGGAAGAGTGGGATGTGCGGGTGGTTATTCCGAATTATAGCTGTATTCCGGAAAAATACCGCAGCCAGTTTGAGTATGTGACGCATTTTTATATGAGCGCCGGGACTTATATCCAGGACAAGTACGTCGGGGTTCTTCAGTATGTGCTTGATGGCATCACCTACTATTTTATCGATAATCAGGAATACTTTAACTGCATCGTGCCTTATGGGGACATCCGGTTTGACATTGAGAAGTTCTGTTTTTTTGACAAGGCGGTACTCTCCATTTTAAAACAGATCAATTTCCGGCCGGATCTGATTCACTGTCACGACTGGGAGACGGGACTGATTCCGGTTTATCTGAAAAATGAGTTCCAGGCGGACTCCTTTTACTGGGGCATCAAGTCGGTCATCACGATCCACAACTTAAAGTTCCAGGGAATCTGGGACATGAAGACAATGCAGGGACTGACCGGTTTCTCGGCGGATCTGTTTACGCCGGATAAGCTGGAGTTCCAGAAGGACGCCAACATGTTAAAGGGTGGACTGGTGTATGCGGATTACATCACGACCGTCAGCGATTCCTATGCGAATGAGATTCAGACGGAGTATTACGGGGAAGGGTTAAACGGTCTGCTCTCGGCAAGACATTACGACATGCAGGGAATTGTAAACGGAATCGACTATACGGTTTACAATCCGAAGACGGATCCAAAGATCTATGTCAATTACGACGCCGCAGATTTCCGCAAGAAAAAGCCGTCCAATAAGATGAAGCTGCAGGAGGAACTGGGACTTGCCGTCGACAAGAAAAAATACATGATCGGCCTGATCTCAAGACTGACGGACCAGAAGGGACTCGATCTCATCAATTACGCGATCGACCGCATTGTGGACGACTATACGCAGTTCGTGGTCATCGGAACCGGTGATCCGCAGTACGAGAATATGTTCCGCCACTATGCATGGAAGTACGGCGACCGTGTCTCGGCGAATATCTGCTACTCGGACGAACTTGCCCACAAGCTGTACGCGGCTGCGGACGCGTTCTTAATGCCGTCGCGGTTTGAACCGTGTGGACTGACGCAGTTAATCTCTTTCCGTTACGGCACGGTGCCGATCGTGCGTGAGACGGGCGGACTCCGGGATACCGTAAAGCCGTACAATGAGTACGAGAACACCGGAGACGGATTCTCGTTTGCAAACTATAACGGAGACGAGATGTTAGGCGTGATCAACTACTCCAAACATATCTATTTTGACCGCAAGAAGCAGTGGAACCAGATGATTGACCGCGGAATGGCAAACGACTATTCCTGGAACAATTCCAGGGGACGCTATGAGGGATTGTACCGCTATCTTCTGGGAGAAGTGTAG
- a CDS encoding YebC/PmpR family DNA-binding transcriptional regulator, with amino-acid sequence MSGHSKFANIKHKKEKNDAAKGKIFTIIGREIAVAVKEGGPDPANNFKLAQVIAKARSNNMPNDTIERGIKKAAGDGNSVNYEFCTYEGYGPSGTAIIVKCLTDNKNRTAANVRNAFTKGHGSIGTQGCVSYMFDEKGQIIVAKEDYEGDADELMMQALDAGAEDFSEEEDSYEILTAPDDFEDVRRALEDAGIPMAEASVTMLPQNYVELTAEEDLTNINRILDLLDADDDVQEVFHNWDE; translated from the coding sequence ATGTCAGGACATTCAAAATTTGCCAACATTAAGCACAAGAAAGAAAAAAATGATGCGGCAAAGGGAAAGATTTTTACCATTATCGGAAGAGAGATTGCTGTTGCAGTAAAAGAGGGCGGTCCTGACCCTGCCAACAACTTCAAGCTGGCACAGGTCATCGCCAAGGCAAGATCCAACAATATGCCGAACGATACGATCGAGCGCGGTATCAAGAAGGCTGCTGGAGACGGCAACTCGGTCAATTACGAATTCTGTACTTATGAAGGCTACGGTCCGAGCGGAACCGCCATCATCGTAAAGTGCCTGACGGACAATAAGAACCGTACGGCTGCGAATGTGCGCAACGCGTTTACAAAGGGACACGGCAGTATCGGTACACAGGGCTGTGTATCTTATATGTTTGATGAGAAGGGACAGATTATTGTCGCAAAGGAAGATTACGAGGGAGATGCGGATGAGCTGATGATGCAGGCTCTTGACGCAGGAGCTGAGGATTTTTCCGAGGAGGAAGACAGCTACGAGATCCTTACAGCGCCGGACGATTTTGAGGATGTCCGCAGAGCGTTGGAGGATGCAGGTATTCCGATGGCAGAAGCTTCTGTGACCATGCTTCCGCAGAACTATGTGGAGCTAACAGCGGAGGAGGATCTGACCAACATCAACCGTATTCTGGATCTTCTGGATGCAGATGATGATGTGCAGGAAGTATTTCACAACTGGGATGAATAA
- a CDS encoding hemolysin family protein: MDDGCSPTVGILIFAGFVILDFVVFGFIAAMQNLNEAAIERLAGEEDRGARLLRRYTDKNERYTHVCELVVLIVHMLLGFLEVPLWRAYFLPEDVGSVMSVLVDVLIFVILILIVLVFGIYTPQKVASRKPEAWALRLAGPVHVVELLFYPIIFLTDGLANLLARVFGVDPLSDTDDVTEEEIISMVNEGHEQGVLLASEAEMIHNIFEFGDKEAKDIMTHRKNICALDGTRTFRQALEFIKENNYSRFPVFLDDIDNIIGVLHIKEALELSLDAAVYDTPVSKIKGLIREVDFIPETRNINSLFAMMQAAKSHLVIVVDEYGQTAGIVAMEDILEEIVGNIEDEHDEETNMVELQPDGSYLMSGMAPFDEVVEVLGIPLDEEDDFETLNGFLISLIDKIPSDDEVFSTTAYGYLFEILSVENKMIQKVHVIKLPEEKASEVELADGTCQNEE; this comes from the coding sequence ATGGATGATGGTTGCAGCCCCACTGTGGGCATCCTCATTTTTGCAGGATTTGTCATATTAGATTTTGTGGTTTTTGGCTTTATCGCCGCCATGCAGAATTTGAATGAGGCTGCCATAGAACGTCTGGCGGGAGAGGAAGACCGCGGTGCGAGACTTCTGCGGCGCTATACGGATAAGAATGAACGATATACGCATGTCTGCGAACTGGTGGTTTTAATCGTGCATATGCTGCTCGGTTTTCTGGAGGTACCGCTCTGGCGCGCGTATTTTCTGCCGGAAGATGTGGGAAGCGTCATGTCGGTACTTGTGGATGTCCTCATTTTTGTGATCCTGATTCTCATTGTGCTGGTGTTTGGAATCTACACGCCGCAGAAAGTGGCGTCCAGAAAGCCGGAAGCCTGGGCACTGCGTCTGGCGGGACCGGTACATGTGGTGGAGCTTCTTTTTTACCCGATCATATTCCTGACGGACGGTTTAGCCAACCTTCTGGCGCGCGTGTTCGGCGTTGATCCGTTAAGCGATACGGATGATGTGACGGAGGAAGAGATTATCTCCATGGTAAACGAGGGTCACGAGCAGGGTGTGCTCCTTGCAAGCGAGGCGGAGATGATTCATAACATCTTTGAGTTTGGCGACAAGGAAGCCAAGGATATCATGACGCACCGCAAGAATATCTGTGCGCTCGACGGAACCAGAACGTTTCGACAGGCCCTGGAGTTCATCAAGGAGAACAACTATTCCAGATTCCCGGTGTTTCTGGACGACATCGATAACATTATCGGTGTCCTACATATCAAGGAGGCTCTGGAACTGAGCCTGGATGCGGCGGTTTATGACACGCCGGTCTCTAAGATCAAGGGTCTGATCCGCGAGGTGGACTTCATCCCCGAGACGCGCAACATCAATTCCCTGTTTGCCATGATGCAGGCAGCCAAAAGTCATCTGGTGATCGTGGTGGATGAGTACGGACAGACGGCAGGCATTGTTGCGATGGAAGACATTCTGGAAGAGATTGTTGGAAACATCGAGGACGAGCACGACGAGGAGACGAACATGGTCGAACTGCAGCCGGATGGAAGCTATCTGATGAGCGGTATGGCTCCGTTTGACGAGGTTGTGGAAGTGCTGGGAATTCCGCTGGATGAAGAGGACGATTTCGAGACGTTAAACGGTTTTTTGATCTCACTGATCGATAAGATTCCCAGCGACGACGAGGTGTTTTCAACAACCGCATACGGGTATCTGTTTGAGATCCTTTCTGTAGAGAACAAGATGATCCAGAAGGTACACGTGATCAAACTTCCGGAGGAGAAGGCTTCGGAAGTCGAACTGGCAGACGGGACTTGCCAGAATGAAGAATAA
- a CDS encoding type II toxin-antitoxin system PemK/MazF family toxin, translated as MVIRRGDIFYADLRPVVGSEQGGVRPVLIIQNDVGNRHSPTVICAAITSQMNKAKLPTHVELDSQKYALVKDSVVLLEQLRTIDKTRLKDKVCHLDHQILVKIDKALEISLELYT; from the coding sequence ATGGTAATTCGACGTGGGGATATCTTTTATGCAGACTTGCGACCGGTGGTCGGCTCGGAACAGGGCGGTGTGCGGCCGGTGCTCATCATACAGAACGATGTTGGAAACAGACACAGTCCGACGGTCATCTGCGCGGCAATCACATCGCAGATGAATAAAGCAAAGCTTCCAACACATGTGGAGCTTGACAGCCAGAAATATGCGCTGGTCAAGGATTCCGTGGTGCTGTTGGAACAACTGCGGACGATCGATAAGACGAGACTGAAAGATAAAGTGTGCCATCTGGATCACCAGATCCTTGTGAAAATAGACAAGGCGCTGGAGATCAGTCTGGAACTCTATACATAA
- a CDS encoding bifunctional ADP-dependent NAD(P)H-hydrate dehydratase/NAD(P)H-hydrate epimerase, translating to MRYIVNSREMNLYDSRTIEEFHMPQAVLMERAAFSFVETLRREKRNTSRTLVVCGSGNNGGDGYAIARILMQAGNTVDVLEAPHTGKASVGNQLQKKIFLAYGGKILTEFPEGKSYTLVIDAVFGVGLSRSVEGEYASLIDRMNAMEGAKAAVDIASGISADNGNVLGTAFRADLTVTFAFEKVGCLLWPGNQYAGKVVVADIGITPDAFGERKPAVAALEDADLSLLAARESHSNKGTFGRLLVIAGSQGMSGAAYLCAKAAYASGCGLVRIFTPEENRAILQTQLPEAVITAYSSKKAEAPQLLEAMSWADTIVCGPGIGTPDTAAGMVRTVIKNAAVPVLLDADALNVIAKDTNLLLLPHTELVVTPHLGEMSRLTGDSVAYLQNHLIEAADEFARQYNVICVLKDEHTATAIPYSQTWLNVSGNAGLATAGSGDVLSGIIGGLMAQGIRVEQAAPLGVYLHGKAGEAAGARRSMRGMTASDIHDGMCEILAGLEQTQSQPGKDGIS from the coding sequence ATGCGATATATCGTAAACAGCCGGGAGATGAATCTTTATGACAGCCGGACAATCGAGGAATTTCATATGCCGCAGGCAGTGTTGATGGAGCGGGCGGCGTTTTCCTTTGTGGAGACACTGCGCCGGGAAAAACGGAATACGTCAAGAACACTCGTCGTCTGCGGCAGCGGCAACAACGGCGGAGACGGCTATGCGATCGCCAGAATACTCATGCAGGCGGGAAACACCGTCGATGTATTGGAAGCGCCGCACACAGGAAAAGCGTCCGTCGGCAATCAGCTCCAGAAGAAGATCTTTCTTGCGTACGGCGGTAAGATCCTCACGGAATTTCCGGAGGGGAAGTCCTACACGCTCGTGATCGACGCGGTATTCGGCGTGGGATTATCGCGCAGTGTGGAGGGAGAATACGCATCGTTAATCGACCGGATGAATGCCATGGAAGGGGCGAAGGCGGCGGTTGACATTGCTTCCGGCATTTCGGCGGACAATGGAAATGTGCTGGGAACCGCTTTCCGGGCAGATCTGACGGTCACATTCGCGTTTGAAAAGGTGGGATGCCTGCTGTGGCCGGGCAATCAGTACGCCGGGAAAGTCGTTGTGGCGGATATCGGGATTACGCCGGATGCATTCGGGGAGCGCAAACCGGCGGTGGCAGCGTTAGAAGACGCGGATCTGTCCCTTCTTGCCGCAAGGGAGAGCCACTCCAACAAGGGAACGTTCGGCAGACTTCTCGTGATTGCCGGAAGCCAGGGAATGTCCGGAGCGGCATATCTTTGCGCGAAAGCCGCATATGCAAGCGGCTGCGGGCTGGTGCGCATTTTTACACCGGAGGAAAACCGCGCCATTTTACAGACGCAGCTTCCGGAGGCGGTAATCACGGCATATTCCTCCAAAAAGGCGGAGGCGCCGCAGCTTTTGGAGGCAATGAGCTGGGCGGACACGATCGTGTGCGGACCGGGGATCGGCACGCCGGATACGGCTGCGGGGATGGTTCGCACAGTGATCAAGAATGCGGCGGTTCCGGTGCTTTTGGATGCGGACGCGCTGAATGTGATTGCAAAAGATACAAACCTGCTGCTTCTGCCGCACACGGAACTCGTGGTGACGCCGCACCTTGGAGAGATGAGCCGGCTGACGGGGGATTCGGTGGCGTATCTGCAGAATCATCTGATTGAGGCGGCGGATGAATTCGCAAGACAGTATAATGTGATCTGCGTCTTGAAGGACGAACACACGGCTACCGCGATTCCGTACAGCCAGACATGGCTGAATGTATCCGGCAATGCCGGGCTTGCAACGGCGGGAAGCGGGGATGTCTTAAGCGGTATCATCGGCGGACTGATGGCGCAGGGAATCCGTGTGGAGCAGGCGGCGCCGCTCGGCGTCTACCTGCACGGAAAGGCGGGCGAAGCGGCAGGTGCGCGGCGCTCCATGCGCGGCATGACGGCATCGGACATTCATGACGGAATGTGCGAGATCCTGGCCGGACTGGAACAGACGCAGTCACAGCCGGGAAAAGATGGCATATCATAG
- a CDS encoding redox-sensing transcriptional repressor Rex, with product MQEKEISQAVIRRMPRYYRYLGELLDAGVERISSNDLSLRMNVTASQIRQDLNNFGGFGQQGYGYNVKYLYEEIGKILGLNQQHNIIVIGAGNLGQALANYVKFEKLGFMIIGLFDVNPALDGVTVRGIKIRMLDELEDFCRENKVDIAALTMPKEKADAIANRLVGLGIHAIWNFAHVDLELINKDVVVENVHLSDSLMQLSYNIVKNQRAKENSRQTD from the coding sequence ATGCAGGAAAAAGAAATATCACAGGCTGTCATTCGTCGAATGCCGCGGTATTACAGATATCTGGGAGAATTGCTGGACGCCGGGGTAGAACGTATTTCTTCAAATGATCTGAGCCTCAGGATGAATGTCACCGCATCCCAGATTCGTCAGGATCTCAATAATTTTGGGGGATTTGGCCAGCAGGGATATGGATATAACGTAAAATACCTATATGAGGAAATCGGCAAGATTCTAGGACTGAACCAGCAGCACAATATTATCGTGATCGGTGCCGGAAATCTCGGGCAGGCACTCGCCAATTACGTGAAGTTTGAAAAGCTTGGATTTATGATCATCGGACTGTTCGATGTCAATCCGGCGTTGGACGGTGTGACTGTGCGCGGGATCAAGATCCGTATGCTGGATGAGCTGGAAGATTTCTGTAGAGAGAACAAAGTAGACATTGCAGCGCTTACCATGCCGAAGGAAAAAGCGGACGCCATTGCCAACCGTCTGGTCGGTCTTGGCATTCATGCGATCTGGAATTTTGCACATGTGGATCTGGAATTGATCAATAAGGACGTTGTTGTGGAAAATGTCCATCTCTCGGACAGCCTGATGCAGTTATCCTACAATATTGTGAAGAATCAGCGCGCCAAAGAGAACAGCCGTCAGACAGATTAA
- the abc-f gene encoding ribosomal protection-like ABC-F family protein, producing MILSCQNISKSFGTDEILKNVSFHIEANEKAAIVGINGAGKSTLLKIIMQKETPDTGEVILAKDATIGYLAQYQDVSGHRTIYEEVLDAKKNIIEMEERLRGMEAQMNALTGQELEALLDGYHRLSHEFELLGGYTYRSEVTGILKGLGFVESEFDRQMSELSGGQKTRVSLGKLLVTKPDVLLLDEPTNHLDMESIQWLEGFLMNYKGAVVIVSHDRYFLDRVVTKVVEIFQHQGYVYQGNYTEFAKKKAKIREDLLKQYYNQQREIKHQEEVITKLKSFNREKSIKRAESREKMLDKIERLEKPTDENTDIHIVLEPDVTSGNDVLTVEHLRKAFGTHTLFDDLSFEIKRGERVALIGNNGTGKTTILKIINELLLADGGTIVLGSNVHIGYYDQEHQLLHMEKTIFEEIADDYPQLNHTKIRNVLAAFLFTNDDVFKRIADLSGGERGRVSLAKLMLSDANFLILDEPTNHLDITSKEILESALNQYTGTVFFVSHDRYFINQTATRILDLTGGTIVNYIGNYDYYLEKHDELTRIYVEAEPKAQAAQMTEQTVAQDGSGTDKKADWQTQKAEQARIRKLENTLKKAEERIAELEDLIAGIDEECADPANATNSAKLGELTGRQNEYRSELEKCYEEWEQVSMELES from the coding sequence ATGATTTTATCCTGTCAGAATATTTCCAAGTCATTCGGGACAGACGAAATTCTCAAAAATGTAAGTTTTCATATCGAAGCAAATGAAAAAGCAGCGATTGTCGGCATCAATGGTGCCGGCAAGTCTACGCTACTTAAAATTATTATGCAGAAAGAGACGCCGGATACCGGTGAGGTGATCCTTGCAAAAGACGCCACCATCGGCTATCTGGCGCAGTATCAGGATGTGTCCGGGCACCGGACCATCTACGAGGAAGTCCTTGACGCAAAGAAGAACATCATCGAGATGGAGGAGCGTCTCCGCGGGATGGAGGCGCAGATGAATGCGCTCACAGGGCAGGAGCTTGAAGCGCTTCTGGACGGGTATCACCGGTTGAGCCACGAGTTTGAACTGCTGGGCGGCTATACCTACCGCAGTGAAGTGACGGGAATCTTAAAGGGACTTGGCTTTGTGGAGAGTGAATTTGACCGGCAGATGAGCGAACTTTCCGGCGGACAGAAGACGCGCGTGTCACTGGGCAAGCTCCTTGTGACAAAGCCGGATGTCCTGCTTTTAGACGAGCCGACCAACCATCTGGATATGGAATCGATCCAGTGGCTGGAGGGATTTTTGATGAACTATAAGGGAGCGGTCGTGATCGTGTCGCATGACCGCTATTTTCTGGACCGCGTCGTCACCAAAGTGGTGGAGATTTTCCAGCATCAGGGGTATGTCTACCAGGGAAATTACACGGAATTTGCGAAGAAAAAGGCGAAGATCCGGGAAGATCTGTTAAAGCAGTATTACAACCAGCAGCGGGAGATTAAGCACCAGGAAGAGGTCATCACAAAGCTCAAGTCTTTTAACCGCGAGAAATCGATTAAGCGGGCGGAGAGCCGTGAAAAGATGCTGGATAAGATCGAGCGTCTCGAAAAGCCGACGGATGAGAACACGGACATCCATATTGTGCTCGAGCCGGATGTGACAAGCGGTAATGATGTTCTTACGGTGGAGCATTTAAGGAAAGCGTTCGGAACACATACGCTGTTTGACGATCTCTCTTTTGAGATTAAGCGTGGGGAGCGCGTGGCGCTGATCGGCAATAACGGAACCGGCAAGACGACGATTCTTAAGATCATCAACGAACTGCTTCTGGCGGACGGCGGAACCATCGTGCTCGGGTCGAATGTGCACATCGGGTACTACGATCAGGAACATCAGCTGCTCCATATGGAGAAAACGATCTTTGAGGAGATTGCGGATGACTATCCGCAGTTAAACCACACGAAGATCCGCAATGTCCTGGCGGCGTTTTTATTTACGAACGATGATGTATTCAAGCGGATTGCAGACTTAAGCGGTGGGGAGCGCGGGCGCGTCTCCCTTGCCAAACTGATGCTTTCCGATGCGAATTTTCTGATTCTGGATGAGCCGACCAACCATCTGGACATCACATCCAAAGAGATTTTGGAGTCGGCGTTAAACCAGTACACCGGAACCGTCTTTTTCGTGTCGCACGACCGTTATTTTATCAATCAGACCGCAACCCGGATTCTGGATTTGACGGGAGGGACGATTGTCAACTATATCGGGAATTACGATTACTATCTGGAAAAACATGACGAGCTGACCCGGATCTATGTGGAGGCGGAGCCGAAGGCGCAGGCGGCGCAGATGACGGAACAGACCGTGGCGCAGGACGGAAGTGGAACAGACAAGAAAGCGGACTGGCAGACGCAGAAAGCCGAGCAGGCGCGCATCCGCAAGCTTGAGAATACGCTAAAGAAGGCGGAAGAGCGCATTGCCGAGCTGGAGGATCTGATCGCCGGCATTGATGAGGAGTGCGCAGATCCTGCCAATGCAACCAATTCCGCGAAGCTCGGCGAGCTGACCGGCAGACAGAATGAATACCGGAGCGAGCTGGAAAAATGCTACGAGGAATGGGAGCAGGTATCGATGGAGCTTGAGTCGTGA